One Candidatus Peregrinibacteria bacterium DNA segment encodes these proteins:
- the tsf gene encoding translation elongation factor Ts: protein MSVSIDQIKSLRERTGVSMSACKSALEEANGDEEMAIEILRKKGAAKAAERADRATANGVVSIVQQDNKAAMIALGCETDFVAKNPDFLKRAQELAEKLLREGEDANFDQDISELGMAMGEKVVISDKKVVSGPKLAAYTHLNNRIGVIVSASGGDEETVRDIAMHVAAMNPKNLSPEDISSELVAKEKEIWTEQLKAEGKPDAIIEKIMEGKEKKFREEFALLTQAFVKNPEKLIKDLLSGEKIEGFWRFEV, encoded by the coding sequence ATGTCAGTTTCTATCGATCAAATCAAAAGTCTCCGTGAACGAACCGGGGTCTCTATGTCCGCATGTAAGTCCGCTTTAGAAGAAGCGAATGGCGATGAAGAAATGGCCATTGAAATTTTGCGCAAAAAAGGAGCCGCCAAGGCTGCTGAACGCGCCGATCGTGCCACGGCCAATGGAGTGGTTTCCATCGTGCAACAAGACAACAAAGCCGCGATGATTGCCCTCGGTTGTGAGACCGATTTTGTAGCGAAAAACCCTGATTTCTTGAAAAGGGCTCAGGAGCTTGCTGAAAAACTGCTCCGTGAAGGGGAAGATGCCAATTTTGACCAAGACATTTCTGAACTTGGAATGGCGATGGGAGAAAAAGTGGTGATCAGCGACAAAAAAGTGGTGAGTGGACCCAAGCTTGCAGCTTACACCCACCTGAACAACCGCATTGGAGTGATTGTTTCTGCCAGTGGCGGTGACGAAGAAACGGTGCGCGACATTGCCATGCACGTGGCCGCAATGAACCCCAAAAACCTCTCCCCTGAAGACATTTCATCTGAACTCGTTGCTAAGGAAAAGGAAATTTGGACGGAACAGCTCAAAGCCGAAGGCAAGCCCGATGCCATCATCGAAAAAATCATGGAAGGTAAGGAAAAGAAATTCCGTGAAGAGTTTGCCCTTTTGACTCAAGCTTTTGTAAAAAATCCTGAAAAATTGATTAAGGATTTGCTCAGCGGTGAAAAGATTGAAGGGTTTTGGCGCTTTGAGGTATAG
- the rpsB gene encoding 30S ribosomal protein S2: protein MSDQKKVMQEMLANAVHFGHKTAKWNPKVAPYLYGKKNGVHIFDLNQSYQGLMAAKEFLTAAAMNGKTVLFVSTKPQATAIVQEAAEKCGMPFVTSKWIPGLLTNFKTIRSRVKYMLDLKEQRENGGFDKYTKKEVVQFNKQIEKLENALGGVASLERMPDAVFVLDCHRDKIAVQEAIKMRVTVVGVVDSNADPDGIQYVIPGNDDAIKAIQFFVGELGGAVQEGLRKNRK from the coding sequence ATGTCCGATCAGAAAAAAGTCATGCAAGAAATGCTTGCAAATGCCGTTCACTTCGGTCACAAGACCGCAAAGTGGAACCCTAAGGTTGCTCCTTACCTCTACGGCAAAAAAAATGGAGTGCATATTTTTGACCTCAATCAAAGCTATCAAGGCTTGATGGCGGCCAAAGAATTCCTCACCGCTGCAGCGATGAATGGAAAAACAGTGCTTTTTGTGAGCACCAAACCTCAAGCCACGGCAATTGTGCAAGAGGCCGCTGAAAAATGCGGAATGCCTTTTGTAACTTCCAAGTGGATTCCAGGTCTTTTGACCAACTTCAAGACCATCCGCTCTCGTGTGAAGTACATGCTCGACCTCAAGGAACAGCGTGAAAACGGCGGTTTCGACAAGTACACCAAAAAAGAAGTGGTTCAATTCAACAAGCAAATTGAGAAATTGGAAAACGCGCTGGGGGGTGTGGCGTCTCTTGAACGCATGCCTGATGCGGTGTTTGTGCTCGACTGCCACCGCGATAAAATCGCTGTGCAAGAAGCCATTAAAATGAGGGTCACCGTCGTGGGTGTGGTGGACAGCAATGCCGATCCCGATGGAATTCAATATGTGATTCCTGGAAACGACGATGCCATCAAGGCTATCCAATTCTTTGTTGGAGAACTGGGCGGTGCTGTTCAAGAAGGGCTTCGAAAAAACCGTAAATAA
- a CDS encoding ATP-binding protein → MDPLPQELEQTVPQAQKELSTAEQIPLDERPTEIRIAIPTQAYFLSGIRDFVVNLTKNLTGFSSQWAYRFQAGVDELCNNAIEHGSKAGEFIKITLISTKNKSLEVIVEDTGTGKDKITAEQLTALLQERRQMMGTQYLGFRGRGLPKIVGEWTDELIFENTAEGGIRVKVKKYLRKEEDKVISSQQNSPSHLYV, encoded by the coding sequence ATGGATCCACTCCCTCAAGAACTCGAACAAACGGTGCCTCAGGCTCAAAAAGAGCTGAGTACGGCCGAACAAATTCCTTTGGATGAACGTCCGACGGAGATTCGCATTGCCATTCCAACTCAAGCCTATTTTCTTTCGGGTATTCGAGATTTTGTAGTCAATTTGACCAAGAATCTTACGGGTTTTTCGTCTCAATGGGCTTATCGCTTTCAAGCTGGTGTGGATGAACTGTGCAACAACGCCATCGAACACGGCAGCAAGGCTGGGGAGTTCATCAAAATCACTCTCATCAGCACCAAAAATAAATCGCTAGAAGTGATTGTAGAAGACACAGGCACGGGTAAAGACAAAATCACAGCAGAACAATTGACCGCTTTGCTTCAAGAGCGCCGTCAAATGATGGGCACTCAATACCTCGGTTTTCGCGGTCGAGGCCTGCCTAAAATCGTGGGGGAATGGACCGACGAATTGATTTTTGAGAACACCGCTGAAGGTGGAATTCGCGTAAAAGTAAAAAAATATTTACGAAAGGAAGAGGACAAGGTAATCTCATCCCAGCAAAATTCTCCTAGCCATCTCTACGTATGA
- a CDS encoding STAS domain-containing protein produces MTDVQITIEDLSGAPQGKVLKWIRIVGQLDESNVDEKAKAIYQIIEGAPQGLSLIFDFTGLEYMNSKSIGYLTDWYSKVSANGGKVVIAAARENILDILQVVGLTQLIPAYATLDEAKLAVLQ; encoded by the coding sequence ATGACCGACGTTCAAATCACCATCGAAGATCTTTCAGGTGCCCCTCAAGGCAAAGTGCTCAAGTGGATTCGCATTGTGGGCCAATTGGATGAAAGCAACGTGGATGAAAAAGCCAAAGCCATTTATCAAATCATTGAAGGGGCGCCTCAAGGGCTCAGCTTGATTTTTGACTTCACAGGTTTGGAATACATGAACAGCAAATCCATCGGATACTTGACCGATTGGTACAGCAAAGTTTCTGCCAATGGAGGAAAAGTGGTGATCGCCGCTGCCCGAGAAAACATTCTCGATATTTTACAAGTGGTGGGACTCACTCAACTCATTCCCGCTTACGCCACGCTTGACGAAGCAAAACTGGCCGTGCTTCAGTAA
- a CDS encoding glycosyltransferase, translating to MQASFDSLKVALVCDWLTVFAGAERVILEFHELFPNAPIYTTLYSAKNCPQFAKAEVRESWLRFIPGARRFHRLFLPWMPKTFETLDLDGYDLVLSSCHSTSKGIVTSPRTLHVSYCHSPIRYVWDQSHRYQKEFKSFAPFRFLFLPFLNRLRIWDRLAAERVDAYLTNSQYVAQRIQKYYGRSSKVIAPPVDLFKFSPYEGQRQDYYLAVGRLIPYKRFDLIVDACRKAGKSLKIVGTGPSLKNLKKRGSEQVEFLGKVSDEELKTIYQHAKALIFPQLEDFGIVPLEAMACGTPVLAYKKGGALETVTENVSGLFLRSKMWTAWWMPSIVLKKKNGSLKRWRKAWNLFLLLDSNRNFVIF from the coding sequence ATGCAAGCTTCATTCGATTCATTAAAGGTTGCCTTGGTGTGCGATTGGCTCACCGTTTTTGCTGGAGCAGAGCGAGTGATTTTAGAATTCCACGAACTTTTTCCAAATGCGCCCATTTACACCACGCTTTATAGCGCTAAAAATTGTCCTCAATTTGCCAAGGCTGAGGTGCGGGAATCCTGGCTGCGCTTCATTCCAGGGGCACGCCGCTTTCATCGTCTCTTTTTGCCGTGGATGCCCAAAACCTTTGAGACCCTAGATTTGGATGGCTACGACTTGGTGCTTTCTTCCTGCCATTCCACTTCTAAAGGCATAGTCACTTCCCCTCGAACCTTGCACGTTTCGTATTGTCATTCGCCCATCCGTTATGTGTGGGATCAATCGCATCGTTATCAAAAAGAATTCAAATCATTTGCTCCTTTTCGGTTTTTATTCTTGCCTTTTTTGAATCGCTTGCGCATCTGGGACCGTCTTGCTGCCGAACGGGTGGACGCTTACCTGACCAATTCCCAGTATGTGGCGCAGCGCATCCAAAAATATTACGGCCGCTCCAGTAAGGTCATTGCGCCTCCGGTGGATCTCTTTAAATTTTCACCTTACGAAGGTCAAAGGCAAGATTATTATTTGGCCGTGGGACGACTGATTCCTTACAAGCGTTTTGATTTGATCGTAGACGCCTGTCGAAAAGCCGGTAAAAGTTTAAAAATCGTCGGGACAGGGCCTTCCTTAAAAAACCTTAAAAAACGTGGCTCGGAGCAAGTGGAGTTTTTAGGCAAAGTGAGTGACGAAGAGTTGAAAACCATTTATCAACATGCAAAAGCCCTCATTTTTCCTCAACTGGAGGATTTTGGCATCGTGCCATTAGAGGCCATGGCCTGTGGCACGCCTGTCTTAGCTTACAAAAAAGGAGGGGCGCTAGAAACCGTAACGGAAAATGTTTCAGGCCTGTTTTTGAGGAGCAAAATGTGGACAGCTTGGTGGATGCCATCCATCGTTTTGAAAAAAAAGAATGGAAGCCTGAAGAGGTGGCGAAAAGCGTGGAATCTTTTTCTTCTTCTCGATTCAAATCGGAACTTCGTCATTTTTTAG
- a CDS encoding glycosyltransferase family 4 protein, with protein MTEPLCIAIDLRPLLDPNESGVQVYVRSIVKRLLQDRSIDWLLFYQARKPCPRIHTLFPQVLHLPHSNSKFHLAAALHFSKLPKKYFPKTPDLLWMPDRRPFYRCPFPVVMTVHDRIPEKDRSSLSLKSRLWHRLFPLKRLLKLSDGLLFPSLTVAQSLAFKGPKEVTYEGVEPFVKPKRPQSLSSAITAKNFYLALSPADPRKRLEWIARAAARFPKMNFVVAGLKPKDSRFKKLELTRHKNLHFLSFVNEEEKTWLYKNAKALLALSRAEGFDLPVLEAVRAKCPVLLSNIPVHHELYKNAEWIQTEEDLWKALYLGQKGKLKIPTPRGNYNWDFAAQRTLLFFLRVLRHEDGKRGRHWHSHDHAHDTQSFEPNEHR; from the coding sequence ATGACTGAACCCCTCTGTATCGCCATCGATTTGAGACCTCTTTTGGATCCCAACGAAAGTGGAGTGCAAGTTTACGTGCGCAGCATTGTGAAACGCCTTCTTCAAGACAGGTCCATCGACTGGCTGCTCTTTTACCAAGCACGCAAACCTTGCCCACGCATCCATACCTTGTTTCCACAAGTGCTGCACTTGCCGCATTCCAATAGCAAGTTTCATTTGGCCGCCGCGTTGCATTTTTCCAAACTGCCCAAAAAGTATTTCCCAAAAACGCCCGACCTTTTGTGGATGCCCGACCGGCGCCCTTTTTACCGGTGCCCTTTCCCGGTCGTAATGACCGTGCACGATCGAATTCCAGAGAAAGACCGCAGCAGCCTTTCTTTAAAAAGTCGCCTTTGGCACCGCCTTTTCCCTTTAAAACGACTTTTAAAACTCAGCGATGGGCTCTTGTTCCCCAGTTTAACGGTGGCCCAAAGCCTCGCTTTCAAAGGTCCCAAGGAAGTGACTTACGAAGGAGTAGAACCTTTTGTAAAACCCAAACGTCCTCAAAGTTTATCCAGCGCCATAACGGCTAAAAATTTTTATTTGGCCCTCAGCCCCGCCGATCCTCGTAAACGCTTGGAATGGATCGCAAGAGCCGCCGCTCGTTTCCCAAAAATGAATTTCGTAGTGGCTGGTTTGAAACCCAAAGACTCACGTTTTAAAAAGCTCGAACTCACTCGCCACAAAAACCTCCATTTTTTATCTTTTGTGAATGAAGAGGAGAAAACTTGGCTCTATAAAAACGCCAAAGCTCTTTTGGCCTTGAGTCGAGCCGAAGGGTTCGACTTGCCTGTCCTCGAAGCGGTGCGGGCCAAGTGTCCCGTTTTGCTTTCAAACATTCCTGTGCACCACGAGCTTTATAAAAATGCCGAGTGGATTCAAACAGAAGAAGATCTTTGGAAAGCCCTTTATTTGGGGCAAAAGGGCAAACTGAAAATCCCAACTCCTCGTGGCAACTACAACTGGGATTTCGCAGCTCAGCGCACTTTACTTTTCTTTTTGCGCGTACTCCGTCACGAAGATGGAAAGCGTGGTCGCCACTGGCACAGCCATGATCATGCCCACGACACCCAAAGTTTCGAGCCCAATGAGCATCGCTAA
- a CDS encoding AI-2E family transporter produces MEKNLSNFIQFTSKNLKSLRKTLKNLKDEREAQLHPVRKPHAPESKKAKPGETFIYFSIGNVAKATITVLVLMALSKFLAEISSVIILFFISILFASALNPAADFLEKRHVPRAVSVLGMYLLLLFLLVFFISQLIPLVATQLTELAHSLTTILDKLSSNELDLPFGESIQPAIQDFLNQIDRETVVAQIKGSLENLSTQLEAVAGNTFGAIKVIFNGVINFVMVLVLTFFLVVNERSVSEFFISLFPSKHGDYIAHKIKTVQNKVGFWLQGQLTLMFLMFGMSLIGLLILGVDNALTLAMMTGIAELLPVVGPVAAGIPAVLVAFNESPWLAVWMIGLIALLQQIEGHILVPLVMRKAVGLNPIIIILAMLIGLETLGVVGMIMAVPVATTLSIFVTEYAQKEK; encoded by the coding sequence ATGGAAAAAAATCTTTCAAACTTCATTCAATTCACCAGTAAAAATCTAAAAAGTCTAAGAAAAACTTTAAAGAATTTGAAGGATGAACGTGAGGCTCAACTGCATCCAGTACGAAAGCCTCATGCCCCTGAAAGTAAAAAAGCGAAGCCAGGAGAAACGTTCATTTACTTCTCGATTGGCAACGTGGCCAAAGCGACCATTACTGTTTTGGTGCTCATGGCTTTGAGTAAGTTTTTGGCAGAGATCAGTTCTGTTATTATATTGTTCTTCATTTCCATTTTGTTTGCTTCTGCCTTGAATCCGGCAGCGGATTTCTTGGAAAAACGACATGTTCCTCGAGCGGTCAGCGTCTTGGGCATGTATTTACTACTGTTGTTCCTCTTGGTGTTCTTCATTTCGCAACTCATTCCTTTGGTGGCCACCCAGCTCACTGAGCTTGCACACAGTTTGACGACCATTCTCGACAAATTGAGCAGCAATGAACTGGATCTGCCTTTTGGAGAAAGTATTCAACCGGCCATTCAAGACTTTTTGAATCAAATCGATCGTGAAACCGTGGTGGCCCAAATCAAAGGTTCTTTGGAAAATCTTTCCACTCAATTGGAAGCTGTGGCGGGCAATACTTTCGGAGCGATTAAAGTTATTTTCAATGGAGTGATCAACTTTGTGATGGTTTTGGTGCTCACCTTCTTCTTGGTGGTGAACGAACGCTCGGTGAGCGAATTTTTTATCTCCCTCTTCCCTTCCAAGCATGGAGATTACATTGCTCACAAAATCAAAACAGTTCAAAATAAGGTTGGATTTTGGCTGCAAGGACAGCTCACGCTCATGTTTCTGATGTTTGGCATGAGTCTCATCGGACTCTTGATTTTGGGTGTGGACAATGCGCTCACTTTGGCCATGATGACGGGTATTGCAGAACTTTTGCCTGTCGTGGGCCCCGTTGCCGCAGGAATTCCAGCCGTTTTAGTGGCCTTTAACGAATCCCCTTGGTTGGCTGTTTGGATGATTGGTCTTATTGCGCTGCTGCAACAAATTGAAGGACACATTCTGGTGCCTTTGGTCATGCGAAAAGCCGTTGGGCTCAACCCCATCATCATTATTTTAGCGATGCTCATTGGGCTCGAAACTTTGGGTGTCGTGGGCATGATCATGGCTGTGCCAGTGGCGACCACGCTTTCCATCTTCGTGACGGAGTACGCGCAAAAAGAAAAGTAA
- a CDS encoding YggS family pyridoxal phosphate-dependent enzyme, which produces MITDSSSRYKVLAVTKGRSAAEIVKLLRENPVLFRIGENRVEEASEKFEELRILLGDRFERLEKYFIGKLQSRKIKDVARLFDGVQSVENLEQAQKLSDAALKLGKTLRIYIEVNVSGLSQRSGVSPEAFKDLLEAAWVLPGLKVEGVMGMATREPELARQQFRLLKSLQGALPECSMGMSQDYVLAIEEGATLLRLGTVLFEEGLPKGLVFF; this is translated from the coding sequence ATGATAACGGATTCTTCTTCCAGGTACAAGGTGCTTGCCGTGACTAAAGGACGCAGCGCGGCTGAAATTGTGAAGTTGCTGCGCGAAAACCCCGTGCTTTTTCGCATTGGAGAGAATCGGGTGGAAGAGGCGTCGGAAAAATTCGAGGAGCTACGCATTTTGCTTGGTGACAGGTTTGAGCGGCTTGAAAAATACTTCATTGGCAAGTTGCAATCGCGCAAGATTAAGGACGTGGCTCGACTTTTTGATGGGGTACAAAGCGTAGAAAATTTAGAGCAGGCACAAAAACTTTCGGATGCGGCGTTGAAGCTGGGAAAAACTCTGCGCATTTATATTGAAGTGAATGTGTCGGGCCTTTCGCAACGCAGTGGAGTTTCCCCTGAAGCTTTTAAGGATTTATTGGAAGCTGCTTGGGTTTTGCCGGGCCTCAAAGTGGAAGGCGTGATGGGCATGGCCACTCGTGAACCTGAGCTTGCACGTCAGCAATTTCGGCTTTTAAAGTCTTTGCAAGGAGCCTTGCCGGAATGTTCTATGGGGATGAGTCAAGATTATGTTTTGGCAATTGAGGAAGGGGCCACCTTGCTACGATTGGGCACGGTGCTTTTTGAAGAAGGGTTGCCCAAAGGCCTGGTCTTTTTTTGA
- the der gene encoding ribosome biogenesis GTPase Der, whose protein sequence is MSAVVAIVGRPNVGKSTLFNRLVGKRRAIESNIPGTTRDRLYDKTLIDDYEVLLVDTGGLELGKEGESIEASVQEQSHIAIDGADVILFVVDVREDPTAEDFHAADLLRKSKKPVLLVANKCDNPRFEEQRYNLYELGFGEPIPVTALHSFGIDELESRVGDELKDQGFERDEKAAKPHEERIRIAFLGRPNVGKSTMVNALFGKKMVVVSDVPGTTRDATEIDFEYKDFKFTLVDTAGIRRRGKIEQGIEKYSILRTMQSVDEADICVLMLGFDEGITNQDCHVSQYILEQKKGLILVVNKMDLVDPKKRDQGEHMFVHRLKTKMAYLPWAPVIFASALERRNIFQVLELSAEISEERRKTVPTKDLRVWLQLALDKHPPNMSRGKHRFTVSSVEQVSTQPPTFVFRCNWPEVMHFSYGRYLENGLRETFGFVGTALKLIFRKPGDEGKQHRKDEAAVEADDIVLTEEFAGSELPTEEELAEGEEDFFEEQ, encoded by the coding sequence ATGTCAGCTGTCGTCGCCATTGTAGGCCGCCCCAACGTGGGCAAGTCAACCCTCTTCAATCGTTTGGTCGGTAAACGCCGTGCCATCGAATCCAATATTCCCGGGACCACTCGCGACCGTCTTTACGATAAAACTCTCATCGATGATTATGAAGTTCTTCTGGTGGACACGGGGGGGCTGGAACTGGGTAAAGAAGGGGAAAGCATTGAGGCCAGCGTGCAAGAACAGTCCCACATCGCCATCGACGGCGCAGACGTGATTCTTTTTGTGGTGGATGTGCGTGAAGATCCCACGGCCGAAGATTTTCATGCCGCAGACCTTTTGCGCAAATCTAAAAAACCCGTATTGCTTGTAGCCAACAAATGCGACAACCCTCGTTTTGAGGAACAACGCTACAATCTTTACGAACTCGGTTTTGGCGAACCCATCCCTGTGACCGCGCTGCACTCTTTTGGCATTGATGAACTCGAGAGTCGCGTGGGCGACGAACTCAAGGATCAAGGCTTTGAACGCGATGAAAAAGCCGCAAAACCCCATGAAGAACGCATCCGCATCGCTTTTTTAGGCCGCCCCAATGTGGGCAAGTCCACCATGGTCAATGCCCTGTTTGGTAAAAAAATGGTCGTGGTTTCAGATGTGCCCGGCACCACCCGCGACGCCACCGAAATCGACTTTGAATACAAAGATTTCAAATTCACCCTTGTGGACACCGCCGGCATTCGCCGTCGCGGAAAAATTGAACAAGGCATCGAAAAATACAGCATCCTGCGCACCATGCAATCGGTCGACGAAGCCGACATTTGCGTGCTCATGCTCGGTTTCGACGAAGGCATCACCAACCAAGATTGCCACGTCAGCCAATACATCCTCGAACAGAAGAAAGGACTCATTCTAGTTGTAAACAAAATGGACCTCGTTGACCCAAAAAAACGAGATCAAGGGGAGCACATGTTTGTGCACCGGCTCAAAACCAAAATGGCTTATTTGCCCTGGGCACCTGTCATTTTTGCCTCCGCGCTCGAACGTCGCAACATTTTCCAAGTGCTGGAACTCAGCGCCGAAATTTCAGAGGAGCGCCGAAAAACCGTTCCAACGAAAGATCTTCGTGTGTGGCTGCAACTGGCGCTCGACAAACATCCACCCAACATGTCCCGAGGTAAGCACCGCTTCACCGTCTCCAGCGTAGAACAAGTCAGCACACAACCTCCGACTTTCGTCTTTCGCTGCAATTGGCCCGAAGTCATGCACTTTTCCTATGGACGTTATTTAGAAAATGGCCTGCGCGAAACCTTTGGCTTTGTGGGAACCGCCCTCAAACTCATTTTCCGCAAACCTGGGGATGAAGGCAAGCAGCACAGAAAGGATGAAGCTGCGGTTGAAGCCGACGACATTGTACTGACCGAAGAATTTGCAGGCAGCGAACTTCCCACCGAAGAAGAATTGGCTGAAGGGGAGGAGGATTTTTTTGAGGAGCAGTAG
- a CDS encoding UvrB/UvrC motif-containing protein, translating to MDRSGQRSRSSFPRNQPNQGISAQVQHLDEGRQNYIYIKITKEDFPQIQLVRKVEKDGARYFGPKTAAGTVRKTLMLLQKLFMFRSCDLGITWTPDSEFPEKGLATVTKKTIAYPCLDYHIKRCAAPCIGKITPEDYKKSIDKISLFLEGKSSEIEQQLKDQMALCAAEKQFEKAALLRDKLLALQELMVPNKQVVTSPEQDSMDVFAFVLEGGKAYFNLFMLREGKLINQENFIADAFGFEPGEEEQAVEVMEAFLYQYYGKATDFPKRC from the coding sequence ATGGATCGAAGTGGGCAGCGATCTCGAAGCTCTTTTCCTAGAAACCAACCTAATCAAGGAATATCGGCCCAAGTACAACATCTTGATGAAGGACGACAAAACTACATCTACATCAAAATCACTAAGGAAGATTTCCCACAAATTCAACTGGTGCGGAAGGTGGAAAAGGATGGCGCGCGTTACTTTGGCCCCAAAACCGCCGCCGGCACCGTGCGCAAAACTCTCATGCTCCTGCAAAAACTATTCATGTTTCGCAGCTGCGACCTGGGCATCACCTGGACTCCCGACAGCGAATTTCCCGAAAAAGGCCTCGCCACCGTCACAAAAAAAACCATCGCCTACCCCTGTCTGGATTATCACATCAAACGCTGCGCGGCCCCTTGCATCGGAAAAATCACGCCGGAGGACTATAAAAAATCCATCGACAAAATCAGCCTTTTCCTCGAAGGAAAATCCAGCGAAATCGAACAGCAACTCAAGGATCAAATGGCCCTCTGCGCCGCTGAAAAACAGTTTGAAAAAGCCGCGCTGCTCCGTGACAAACTCCTTGCGCTTCAAGAGCTCATGGTGCCCAACAAACAGGTGGTCACTTCACCCGAACAGGACAGCATGGACGTTTTTGCCTTTGTGCTCGAAGGGGGAAAGGCCTATTTCAACCTCTTCATGCTGCGTGAAGGCAAGCTCATCAATCAAGAAAACTTCATTGCAGACGCCTTTGGTTTTGAGCCTGGGGAGGAGGAGCAAGCCGTGGAAGTCATGGAAGCTTTTCTTTACCAATATTATGGCAAAGCCACCGATTTCCCCAAACGGTGCTGA
- a CDS encoding GNAT family N-acetyltransferase, translated as MLIPHEFEEPDFLEDFLSSQADCRVYVKVPERGRKHQLLELAEKNARSFQKQHKARWEGFEERDEEALEELAKYLSLPKKPKRMECYDISHLGGSDTVASMVVFENGKSKKSDYRKFHLKSLAEGEIDDFKSMKEILYRRLSYLYRAPAGLTFKKAAKTHKAGIEELLTEWRKEPQIVGNELSEFTVALKDKKVIALLRLTESSPACYLQKSLYVLPSEREQGIAKALMRWTFDHKKAKRVYLSCDEDRCAYYKDFGFEEVKKIPEEFLLQLETEPYMKVKKYLLAYDPTKHKDASFESKPDLIVIDGGKGQLSHAQESAQELACTIPMIGLAKREEEVFVPGKPFPILMPSDSKASYLLQRIRNEAHRFAITFQRSTRKQHLTESALDKVSGLGDVGKMKLLEYFGSVEQIKKASEADIASVVGKSLAGKILEELYEELDV; from the coding sequence GTGCTGATTCCTCACGAATTCGAAGAGCCCGACTTTCTCGAAGATTTTCTCAGCAGCCAAGCCGACTGCCGCGTTTATGTAAAAGTGCCTGAGCGGGGTCGCAAGCACCAACTTCTCGAACTTGCCGAAAAGAACGCCCGCAGCTTTCAAAAGCAGCACAAAGCTCGCTGGGAAGGCTTTGAAGAACGCGATGAAGAAGCTTTGGAGGAACTGGCAAAATACCTCAGCCTCCCCAAAAAACCCAAGCGCATGGAATGCTATGACATTTCCCACCTGGGTGGTTCCGACACCGTGGCGAGTATGGTGGTTTTTGAAAATGGAAAATCCAAAAAGAGCGATTATCGTAAATTTCATCTCAAATCTTTAGCAGAAGGGGAGATCGACGACTTCAAATCCATGAAAGAAATTTTGTATCGCCGCCTTTCTTATCTCTACCGGGCACCCGCCGGCCTCACTTTTAAAAAGGCCGCCAAAACGCACAAGGCGGGCATCGAAGAATTGCTCACGGAGTGGCGCAAAGAACCGCAAATCGTGGGCAATGAACTCAGTGAATTCACAGTGGCGCTCAAAGATAAAAAAGTGATAGCTCTCCTTCGCCTCACCGAAAGCAGTCCAGCTTGCTACCTGCAAAAATCGCTTTACGTGCTGCCGAGCGAACGTGAACAAGGCATTGCCAAAGCCCTAATGCGCTGGACCTTCGACCACAAAAAAGCCAAACGTGTTTACCTGAGCTGCGACGAAGATAGGTGCGCGTACTACAAAGATTTTGGCTTCGAAGAAGTCAAAAAAATACCTGAAGAATTTCTACTCCAACTCGAGACTGAACCCTATATGAAGGTCAAAAAATACCTGCTGGCTTACGACCCCACCAAGCACAAAGATGCCTCTTTTGAATCTAAACCTGACCTCATTGTCATCGATGGGGGAAAGGGCCAACTCAGTCACGCTCAAGAGAGTGCCCAAGAACTCGCTTGCACCATCCCTATGATCGGTCTCGCCAAACGCGAAGAGGAGGTCTTTGTGCCCGGCAAACCTTTTCCGATTTTAATGCCGAGCGACTCCAAAGCTTCTTACCTTTTGCAGCGCATCCGCAATGAAGCCCATCGCTTCGCCATAACCTTCCAACGCTCCACCCGCAAACAACACCTCACTGAATCCGCCCTGGATAAAGTGAGTGGCCTCGGGGACGTCGGAAAAATGAAACTTCTGGAATACTTCGGCTCCGTCGAACAGATCAAAAAAGCCAGTGAAGCCGACATCGCCAGTGTGGTGGGCAAAAGTTTGGCAGGGAAGATTTTGGAGGAATTATATGAAGAGCTTGATGTTTAG
- a CDS encoding type II toxin-antitoxin system prevent-host-death family antitoxin has translation MNNTLTAQELKTKGTQILKERTKRFKEAVVSVRGKNTYVVLTIEHYNHLRECELEAALAATEKDISEGNFKIKSIEDHIKELRHA, from the coding sequence ATGAATAACACCCTCACCGCACAAGAACTAAAAACCAAAGGCACACAAATTTTAAAGGAAAGGACGAAGAGATTTAAAGAAGCAGTTGTATCCGTCCGCGGGAAAAACACTTACGTGGTTTTAACCATAGAACATTACAATCACCTAAGGGAATGTGAATTGGAAGCTGCTTTAGCAGCAACTGAAAAAGATATCTCTGAGGGTAATTTTAAGATCAAGAGTATAGAAGATCACATCAAAGAATTGAGACATGCTTAA